From Desmodus rotundus isolate HL8 chromosome 12, HLdesRot8A.1, whole genome shotgun sequence, one genomic window encodes:
- the PRR9 gene encoding proline-rich protein 9, whose protein sequence is MSFNEQQCKQPCVPPPCLQKTQEQCQAKAEEVCHPPCQEKCPMQAQEVCLPQCQELNLENCPQQCQDPCPPPCQDQCPPQCVEPCQETIQTKCVEVCPHKVQEKCLPPGKGK, encoded by the coding sequence ATGTCCTTTAATGAGCAGCAGTGCAAGCAGCCATGTGTGCCTCCTCCGTGTCTTCAAAAGACCCAAGAGCAGTGCCAGGCAAAGGCTGAGGAGGTGTGCCACCCCCCATGCCAAGAAAAGTGCCCAATGCAAGCTCAGGAGGTGTGTCTTCCTCAATGCCAAGAGTTAAACCTAGAAAACTGCCCACAGCAATGCCAAGATCCATGCCCACCTCCATGCCAAGACCAATGCCCACCTCAGTGTGTGGAGCCATGCCAGGAGACTATCCAGACAAAATGTGTGGAGGTTTGCCCACATAAAGTCCAGGAGAAGTGCTTACCCCCTGGCAAGGGAAAGTAG
- the LELP1 gene encoding late cornified envelope-like proline-rich protein 1, translated as MSSDDKNKPSDPKNEPKNCDPRCEQKCETKCQPSCLKKLLQRCSEKCPREKCPPPPKCPPCPPPCPRPCPPCPPPCPAPCPPKPCAKPCPPKCPPPCPPPE; from the coding sequence ATGTCGagtgatgataaaaataaaccTAGTGATCCCAAGAATGAGCCCAAGAACTGTGACCCCAGATGTGAACAAAAGTGTGAGACCAAATGCCAGCCTAGCTGTTTAAAGAAGCTGCTGCAACGGTGCTCTGAAAAGTGCCCTCGGGAAAAGTGCCCGCCACCACCGAAGTGCCCTCCGTGCCCCCCACCGTGTCCCCGGCCATGCCCTCCATGCCCTCCGCCATGCCCGGCACCCTGCCCTCCCAAGCCCTGTGCCAAGCCCTGTCCTCCCAAATGCCCACCGCCCTGCCCACCCCCGGAGTGA
- the LOC112314002 gene encoding small proline-rich protein 2E-like, whose protein sequence is MSYQQQQQCKVPCQPPPQAPVPCPPQVPEPCPPKVPEPCPPPPSQQKCPPVTCSPCQQEYLPKQK, encoded by the coding sequence ATGTCCTACCAGCAGCAGCAACAATGCAAAGTCCcctgccagccccctccccaggctccagtgccctgccctccccaggtgCCTGAACCATGCCCCCCCAAGGTGCCTGAgccatgtcccccaccccccagccagcaGAAATGTCCCCCTGTTACATGCTCCCCATGCCAGCAGGAATACCTTCCTAAACAGAAGTGA